The Deltaproteobacteria bacterium genomic interval AACGGCCGGCACGCCTCCACCATCCCGAAATCCTCGTACTCGAAGAACCGCCCGCCGGACGACGGGAACACCACCACCGGCTTCCCGGCGTGGCCGTACACCTTGAGCTCCATGTCGCGTCCCAGGCATCGGCTCCACCGGCGGTGGTACTCGACGT includes:
- a CDS encoding transposase, which translates into the protein MNVEYHRRWSRCLGRDMELKVYGHAGKPVVVFPSSGGRFFEYEDFGMVEACRP